One Fundidesulfovibrio terrae genomic window carries:
- the rpsH gene encoding 30S ribosomal protein S8 — MSVTDPIADMLARIRNAYHALHKKVAMPHSKMKESMAGILRDQGYIEEFAVDGRDLVLTLKYAKGRPLIAGLKRVSKPGRRIYVGAHDIPRVQNGLGICILSTSHGIMDGIAARSANVGGELLCEVW, encoded by the coding sequence ATGTCCGTGACCGATCCAATCGCCGATATGCTGGCCCGCATCCGCAACGCGTATCACGCGCTGCACAAGAAGGTGGCCATGCCCCACTCCAAGATGAAGGAGTCCATGGCCGGGATTCTTAGGGATCAGGGCTATATTGAGGAATTCGCCGTTGACGGGCGCGACCTGGTGCTCACGCTCAAATACGCCAAGGGCCGCCCCCTTATCGCGGGCCTGAAGCGTGTGAGCAAACCCGGACGCCGCATCTACGTTGGGGCCCACGACATCCCCCGCGTGCAGAACGGACTTGGCATCTGCATCCTCTCCACCTCCCATGGCATCATGGACGGCATCGCCGCCCGGAGCGCCAATGTGGGCGGCGAGCTGCTCTGCGAAGTCTGGTAA
- the rplF gene encoding 50S ribosomal protein L6: protein MSRIGKKEIAIPSGVEVKVSADEVNVKGPKGALSTPTHPKISYEVEGNILRVTRADDSRIARAQHGLRRTLLANCIDGVTKGFSKTLEVVGVGYKVQVAGKAVVLTVGFSHPVEFPLPAGVEAKAEGSKLTLSGIDKQLVGEVAATIRRVRPPEPFKGKGIKYENEQIRRKAGKSGGKK from the coding sequence ATGTCCCGCATCGGCAAGAAAGAAATCGCCATCCCGTCCGGAGTGGAAGTCAAGGTCTCCGCTGACGAGGTGAACGTCAAGGGTCCCAAGGGCGCCCTTTCCACGCCCACCCATCCCAAGATCTCCTACGAGGTCGAGGGCAACATCCTGCGCGTCACCCGCGCCGACGACAGCCGCATCGCCAGGGCCCAGCATGGTCTGCGCCGCACGCTGCTGGCCAACTGCATCGACGGCGTGACCAAGGGCTTCTCCAAGACCCTGGAGGTCGTGGGCGTGGGCTACAAGGTCCAGGTGGCCGGTAAGGCCGTGGTCCTCACGGTCGGGTTCTCGCACCCCGTGGAGTTCCCCCTGCCCGCCGGCGTCGAAGCCAAGGCCGAGGGAAGCAAGCTGACTCTGTCGGGTATCGACAAGCAGCTCGTGGGAGAAGTCGCGGCCACCATCCGCCGCGTGCGTCCGCCCGAACCGTTCAAGGGCAAGGGCATCAAGTACGAAAACGAGCAGATTCGCCGCAAAGCCGGCAAGTCTGGCGGCAAGAAGTAA
- the rplR gene encoding 50S ribosomal protein L18 — protein sequence MKKTKQAARMSRKVRIRKKISGTASRPRLVVYRSNLHVYAQIVNDETGQTLVASSSLVLSKAGEALKPNKDTAAKVGRDVAAKAKEKAIESVVFDRNGYLYHGCVKALADGAREGGLQF from the coding sequence ATGAAAAAGACCAAACAAGCCGCAAGGATGAGCCGCAAGGTCCGCATCCGGAAGAAAATCAGCGGCACGGCTTCGCGTCCCAGGCTGGTGGTGTACCGCTCCAACCTGCACGTGTACGCCCAGATCGTGAATGACGAGACCGGCCAGACCCTGGTTGCTTCCTCCTCCCTGGTTCTTTCCAAGGCCGGGGAGGCGCTCAAGCCCAACAAGGATACCGCCGCCAAGGTGGGCCGGGATGTGGCCGCCAAGGCCAAGGAAAAGGCCATCGAAAGCGTGGTCTTCGACCGCAACGGCTACCTCTATCACGGTTGCGTCAAGGCTTTGGCCGACGGCGCTCGTGAGGGCGGACTGCAATTCTAA
- the rpsE gene encoding 30S ribosomal protein S5 → MEQSELTQIEKIVSLNRVAKVVKGGRRFSFSALVVVGDGKGSVGFGLGKANEVPEAIRKATDQAKKSMIKVPLLDGTLPYQVMGRFGAGRVVLIPASKGTGIIAGGPVRAVMEAAGVHDILTKAIGTNNPHNVLRAAVAGLASLRSADQVSDLRGKTLETPRK, encoded by the coding sequence ATGGAACAGTCTGAACTGACACAAATCGAAAAGATCGTCTCGCTCAACCGCGTGGCCAAAGTCGTCAAGGGCGGCCGCCGGTTCAGCTTCAGCGCCCTGGTAGTGGTGGGCGACGGCAAGGGCTCGGTGGGCTTCGGCCTGGGTAAGGCCAACGAGGTCCCCGAGGCTATCCGCAAGGCCACCGACCAGGCCAAGAAGTCCATGATCAAGGTGCCCCTGCTGGACGGCACCCTGCCGTACCAGGTCATGGGCCGCTTCGGAGCCGGACGCGTGGTGCTGATCCCTGCCTCCAAGGGCACGGGCATCATCGCGGGCGGCCCCGTTCGCGCCGTCATGGAAGCCGCCGGGGTGCACGACATCCTGACCAAGGCCATCGGCACCAACAACCCGCACAACGTGCTGAGGGCCGCCGTCGCCGGTCTGGCCTCTCTGCGTAGCGCGGACCAGGTCTCCGATCTTCGCGGCAAGACCCTGGAAACCCCGAGGAAGTAA
- the rpmD gene encoding 50S ribosomal protein L30, giving the protein MSAQVTVKLVKSKIGCNPRQRATLEALGLKRIRQEKTLPDTPAVRGMIFKVSHLIEVK; this is encoded by the coding sequence ATGAGCGCTCAGGTCACCGTCAAGCTCGTCAAGAGCAAGATCGGCTGCAACCCCAGGCAGCGCGCGACTCTTGAGGCCCTCGGCCTCAAGAGGATCCGTCAGGAGAAGACCCTGCCGGACACTCCCGCTGTGAGGGGCATGATTTTCAAGGTTTCTCACCTGATCGAGGTGAAATAA
- the rplO gene encoding 50S ribosomal protein L15: protein MLLHELYPFPEDQKDRKRIGRGRGSGQGCTAGKGNKGQNARSGVSSRPWFEGGQMPLARRLPKRGFKNPFKVSYAPVNLDRLVEAFPETTEITLDAIYERGLVSRGSLVKVLGNGELAKAVTIEAHKFSASALEKISKAGGTAKSLETAPEVTEG from the coding sequence ATGTTACTGCATGAGCTTTATCCCTTCCCCGAAGATCAGAAGGACCGCAAGCGCATCGGCCGCGGCCGCGGATCGGGTCAGGGTTGCACCGCCGGCAAGGGCAACAAGGGCCAGAACGCGCGCTCTGGAGTGAGCTCCAGGCCTTGGTTCGAAGGCGGCCAGATGCCTCTGGCCCGCCGTCTGCCCAAGCGCGGGTTCAAGAACCCCTTCAAGGTTTCCTACGCTCCGGTGAACCTGGACCGTCTGGTGGAGGCCTTCCCCGAGACCACCGAGATCACCCTGGACGCCATCTACGAGCGCGGCCTGGTCTCTCGCGGTTCCCTGGTGAAGGTGCTCGGCAACGGCGAACTCGCCAAGGCAGTCACCATCGAGGCGCACAAGTTCAGCGCTTCCGCCCTGGAGAAGATCTCCAAGGCCGGCGGCACCGCCAAGTCCCTGGAAACCGCTCCGGAAGTGACGGAAGGCTAG
- the secY gene encoding preprotein translocase subunit SecY: MALQGVENLARLPELKKKIIWTFVLLAVYRVGIHVPVPGVDTLALQDFFHSAKNTLFGLFDMFSGGGLNKLSIFTLGIMPYISASIVMQLLTVVSPELARLQKEEGAQGRKKITQYTRYGTVLITLIQGLGIAVGLENMTSPTGAPLVLHPGIGFKFMTVMTLTAGTVFLMWLGEQITEKGIGNGISLIIFAGIVAGLPRALINTFKLVGQGEMSLLVLLLLLAVMAGVIAAIVFMERGQRRIPIQYAKRMVGRKMYGGQTTHLPLKINTAGVIPPIFASSILLFPATIANFYHNDWVQTISHWFSPSSIVYNVLFISMIVFFCYFYTAIIFDPKQIAENIRKQGGFVPGIRPGQKTKEYLDRVLARLTLWGSMYISAVCVLPMVLIAQFNVPFYFGGTSILIVVGVAMDFMGQIESYMISRQYEGLLAKGRIKGRA; encoded by the coding sequence GTGGCACTGCAAGGCGTGGAGAATCTGGCTCGTCTGCCGGAACTGAAGAAGAAGATCATCTGGACCTTCGTGCTTCTGGCCGTCTACCGGGTGGGCATACATGTTCCTGTTCCGGGCGTGGACACCCTCGCCTTGCAGGACTTCTTCCACAGCGCGAAGAACACCCTGTTCGGGCTCTTCGACATGTTCTCCGGCGGCGGCCTGAACAAGCTCTCCATCTTCACCCTGGGCATCATGCCCTACATCTCCGCCTCCATCGTGATGCAGCTGCTCACTGTGGTCAGCCCCGAGCTGGCCCGGTTGCAGAAGGAGGAGGGCGCCCAGGGACGCAAGAAGATCACCCAGTACACCCGCTACGGGACGGTGCTCATCACCCTTATTCAGGGTCTGGGCATCGCCGTGGGTCTGGAGAACATGACCAGCCCCACGGGCGCGCCCCTGGTGCTGCACCCGGGCATCGGCTTCAAGTTCATGACCGTGATGACGCTCACCGCCGGCACCGTGTTCCTCATGTGGCTGGGCGAGCAGATCACGGAAAAGGGCATCGGCAACGGTATCTCGCTGATCATCTTCGCGGGCATCGTGGCCGGTCTTCCCCGTGCGCTCATCAACACCTTCAAGCTGGTGGGCCAGGGGGAAATGAGCCTTCTGGTGCTGCTTCTGCTCCTGGCCGTCATGGCCGGGGTCATTGCCGCCATCGTGTTCATGGAACGCGGCCAGCGGCGCATCCCCATCCAGTACGCTAAGCGCATGGTCGGCAGGAAGATGTACGGCGGGCAGACCACCCATCTGCCTCTCAAGATCAACACCGCAGGCGTGATCCCTCCGATCTTCGCCTCGTCGATCTTGCTTTTTCCCGCGACCATCGCCAACTTCTACCATAACGACTGGGTTCAGACCATCTCGCACTGGTTCAGCCCCAGCTCCATCGTCTACAACGTCCTGTTCATCAGCATGATCGTGTTCTTCTGCTACTTCTACACGGCGATCATCTTCGATCCCAAACAGATAGCCGAGAACATCCGGAAGCAGGGCGGTTTCGTGCCGGGCATCCGGCCCGGCCAGAAGACCAAGGAATACCTTGACCGCGTGCTGGCGCGTCTTACCCTGTGGGGATCGATGTACATCTCCGCAGTGTGCGTGCTGCCCATGGTCCTGATTGCGCAGTTCAACGTGCCGTTCTACTTCGGCGGTACGAGCATCCTGATCGTGGTTGGCGTGGCCATGGACTTCATGGGCCAGATCGAGTCCTACATGATCAGCCGTCAGTACGAGGGCCTGCTCGCCAAGGGCCGCATCAAGGGCAGGGCTTAG
- the map gene encoding type I methionyl aminopeptidase — protein MKKYRGIFIKNDAEVNIMRQAGGIVAAILDELEKAVRPGVTTMLFEEMALQLCREFDVKPAFKGYLGYPFALCCSVNEEVVHGFPSQRLLEDGDIVSFDMGVIHRGFFGDSARTVPVGEVSEEVKKLLRVTEESLYAGIEQAKAEANLYDISLAVQKHVEDQGYSVVRRFVGHGIGRHLHEKPEVPNFVPKGAAPVVLKPGMTLAIEPMVTVGGPEVEILSDKWTAVTKDRSLAAHFEHSVVITSDGPKILSQRLEA, from the coding sequence TTGAAGAAGTATCGCGGCATTTTCATCAAGAACGACGCCGAAGTGAACATCATGCGCCAGGCTGGCGGCATTGTAGCCGCCATCCTGGACGAGCTGGAAAAGGCTGTTCGCCCCGGCGTCACAACCATGCTCTTTGAAGAGATGGCCTTGCAGTTGTGCAGGGAATTCGACGTGAAGCCCGCTTTCAAGGGCTATCTCGGATATCCCTTCGCGCTGTGCTGTTCGGTGAATGAGGAAGTGGTGCACGGGTTTCCCTCCCAGCGGCTGCTTGAGGACGGGGACATTGTGAGCTTCGACATGGGCGTCATCCACCGCGGATTCTTTGGTGATTCCGCAAGGACCGTGCCTGTGGGCGAAGTCTCCGAGGAAGTGAAAAAACTTCTGCGGGTGACCGAGGAATCATTGTACGCCGGTATCGAGCAGGCCAAGGCAGAGGCGAATTTGTATGATATTTCCCTGGCTGTTCAAAAACATGTTGAAGACCAGGGGTACTCTGTTGTAAGACGGTTCGTTGGCCACGGGATTGGACGGCATCTCCATGAAAAGCCGGAGGTGCCTAATTTTGTCCCCAAGGGGGCAGCTCCCGTGGTGCTCAAGCCGGGGATGACCCTGGCGATAGAGCCGATGGTCACCGTAGGCGGTCCCGAGGTCGAGATACTCTCGGACAAATGGACGGCGGTCACGAAAGACCGCAGCCTGGCCGCACACTTTGAGCATTCGGTGGTGATCACCAGCGACGGACCAAAAATTCTGAGCCAGCGCCTTGAGGCGTAG
- the rpmJ gene encoding 50S ribosomal protein L36, translating into MKVRPSVKKLCPKCKIIRRHGVLRVVCENPRHKQRQG; encoded by the coding sequence ATGAAAGTGCGGCCCTCGGTGAAGAAGCTTTGTCCGAAATGCAAGATCATCCGTCGCCACGGCGTCCTGCGGGTGGTCTGTGAAAATCCCCGGCATAAACAGCGCCAGGGATAA
- the rpsM gene encoding 30S ribosomal protein S13, translating to MARIAGVDLPRNKRMDIALTYIFGIGRTTALQILDATGVNWTKKTDDLSSEEVNTIRKEIEANHKVEGDLRREVTANIKRLMEIGCYRGLRHRKGLPVHGQRTHTNARTRKGPRRAVMAKKKK from the coding sequence GTGGCACGTATTGCTGGAGTTGACCTGCCCAGGAACAAGCGCATGGATATCGCCCTGACCTACATCTTTGGTATCGGGCGCACCACCGCTTTGCAGATCCTGGACGCCACCGGCGTGAACTGGACCAAGAAGACCGACGACCTCTCCTCCGAGGAAGTGAACACCATCCGCAAGGAGATCGAAGCCAACCACAAGGTTGAAGGCGATCTTCGGCGCGAGGTCACGGCCAACATCAAGCGGCTGATGGAAATCGGCTGCTACCGGGGTCTCAGGCACCGCAAGGGTCTGCCCGTCCACGGACAGCGCACCCACACCAACGCCCGTACCCGCAAGGGTCCGCGTCGCGCCGTGATGGCGAAGAAAAAGAAATAA
- the rpsK gene encoding 30S ribosomal protein S11: protein MAARPRRTGKKEKKNIPVGVAHIQATFNNTIITFTDPRGNVVSWATSGGAGFKGSRKSTPFAAQVAAETAARKAQDNGMRTVGIFVKGPGSGREAAMRAINAAGFKVSFIRDVTPIPHNGCRPPKRRRV from the coding sequence ATGGCTGCTAGACCGCGCCGTACCGGCAAGAAAGAGAAGAAGAACATCCCGGTGGGGGTTGCCCATATTCAGGCGACCTTCAACAACACCATCATCACCTTCACCGACCCCAGGGGCAACGTGGTGAGCTGGGCGACCTCCGGCGGCGCCGGTTTCAAGGGTTCGCGCAAGTCCACCCCCTTCGCCGCCCAGGTGGCCGCCGAAACCGCCGCCCGCAAGGCCCAGGACAACGGCATGCGCACCGTCGGCATCTTCGTGAAGGGTCCCGGTTCGGGGCGCGAGGCCGCCATGCGCGCCATCAACGCCGCCGGCTTCAAGGTGAGCTTCATCCGCGATGTCACCCCCATCCCCCACAACGGCTGCCGTCCGCCTAAGCGGCGCCGGGTCTAG
- the rpsD gene encoding 30S ribosomal protein S4: MARYTGPKCRLCRREGAKLFLKGDRCFTDKCAYERRPYAPGQHGRIRKKMSDYAVQLREKQKARRVYGILEEQFRSYFAEADRQKGVTGANLLINLERRLDNVVYRMGFANSRDQARQLVRHGLFILNGRRVTIPSIQVRVGDVVEVREKNRQSPVIQEAQQVIARRGCPTWLEVDAAAFKGKVNAVPTREDIQLAVNEQLIVELYSK, encoded by the coding sequence GTGGCTCGCTATACCGGACCCAAATGCCGTCTCTGTCGTCGTGAGGGCGCCAAGCTGTTCCTCAAGGGCGACCGTTGCTTTACCGACAAGTGCGCCTACGAGCGCCGTCCCTACGCCCCCGGCCAGCACGGCCGCATCCGCAAGAAGATGAGCGACTACGCCGTGCAGCTTCGTGAGAAGCAGAAGGCCCGCCGCGTGTACGGCATCCTCGAGGAGCAGTTCCGCAGCTATTTCGCCGAGGCCGACCGCCAGAAGGGCGTCACCGGCGCCAACCTGCTCATCAACCTCGAGCGCAGGCTGGACAACGTGGTCTACCGCATGGGCTTCGCCAATTCGCGCGACCAGGCCCGCCAGCTGGTCCGCCACGGCCTGTTCATCCTGAACGGCCGTCGCGTCACCATCCCCTCCATCCAGGTGCGTGTGGGCGACGTGGTCGAAGTGCGCGAGAAGAACCGCCAGTCCCCCGTGATCCAGGAAGCCCAGCAGGTTATCGCCCGCCGCGGCTGCCCCACCTGGCTCGAAGTCGACGCCGCGGCCTTCAAGGGCAAGGTCAACGCCGTGCCCACCCGTGAAGACATCCAGCTGGCAGTGAACGAGCAGCTCATCGTCGAACTGTACTCCAAGTAA
- a CDS encoding DNA-directed RNA polymerase subunit alpha: MLIRTGDRLINTRNWSELVRPEKLARDSKSTNTYGRFTCEPLERGFGTTLGNALRRVLLSSLQGAAIVSVNIEGIQHEFTTIPGVIEDVTDIVLNLKLIRLAMTTDEPQRLTLSVNKQGAVTAGDISVNQHVTVLDPTQHICTLSEARDLKMEFEIRMGKGYVPADMHDGLSQEIGLITLDSSFTPVKKVAYTIDQARVGQMTNYDKLIIDVWTDGSVTPEDAIAYSAKILKDQLSVFINFDEKESETEGSRSGDDHDLNPNLFKSIDELELSVRATNCLKSANISLVGELMQKSENEMLKTKNFGKKSLEEIRRVLEDLGLDFGMRIDNFELKYQEWLKRKQTNEA, encoded by the coding sequence ATGCTCATCCGTACAGGCGACAGGCTCATCAACACCCGCAATTGGTCGGAGCTGGTCCGTCCCGAGAAGTTGGCGCGCGACTCCAAGTCCACCAACACCTACGGACGGTTCACCTGCGAGCCCCTGGAGCGCGGCTTCGGCACCACCCTGGGCAACGCCCTGCGGCGCGTGCTGCTGTCCTCGCTGCAAGGCGCGGCCATCGTGTCGGTGAACATCGAGGGCATTCAGCACGAGTTCACCACCATCCCCGGGGTCATCGAGGACGTGACGGACATCGTCTTGAACCTCAAGCTGATCCGTCTGGCCATGACCACCGACGAACCGCAGCGCCTCACCCTCTCGGTGAACAAGCAGGGAGCCGTCACTGCCGGGGACATCAGCGTCAACCAGCACGTCACCGTGCTCGACCCCACCCAGCACATCTGCACTCTGTCCGAGGCGCGTGACCTCAAGATGGAGTTCGAGATCCGCATGGGCAAGGGGTACGTGCCCGCCGACATGCACGATGGCCTCAGCCAGGAGATCGGGCTCATCACCCTGGACTCCAGCTTCACTCCGGTGAAGAAGGTGGCTTACACCATCGACCAGGCCCGCGTCGGCCAGATGACCAACTACGACAAGCTCATCATCGACGTCTGGACCGACGGGTCCGTGACGCCCGAGGACGCCATCGCCTACAGCGCCAAGATCCTCAAGGATCAGCTCTCGGTGTTCATCAACTTCGACGAGAAGGAATCCGAGACCGAGGGCTCCCGTAGCGGCGACGACCACGATTTGAACCCCAATCTGTTCAAATCCATCGATGAATTGGAGCTTTCGGTGCGCGCCACCAACTGCCTGAAGAGCGCCAACATCTCCCTTGTGGGCGAGCTCATGCAGAAGTCCGAGAACGAGATGCTCAAGACCAAGAACTTTGGCAAGAAGTCCCTCGAGGAAATCCGCCGTGTTCTTGAGGACCTGGGCCTCGATTTCGGCATGCGCATCGATAACTTCGAACTGAAATACCAGGAATGGCTGAAGAGGAAGCAGACCAATGAGGCATAG
- the rplQ gene encoding 50S ribosomal protein L17 produces MRHSKAGKKLGRTHSHRKAMFRNMVRSLLTYGQIKTTETKAMVLRKDADNLVTLGLRNDLHARRLAYKVLENHQLVQKLFDEIAPRFAGVNGGYTRVYKLGLPRVGDCAPMAVIELTRREEAVQASAPAEEAAKA; encoded by the coding sequence ATGAGGCATAGCAAAGCCGGGAAGAAGCTCGGGAGAACCCACTCCCACCGCAAGGCCATGTTCCGCAACATGGTGCGGTCGCTTCTCACCTATGGTCAGATCAAGACCACCGAGACCAAGGCCATGGTGCTCCGCAAGGACGCCGACAACCTCGTGACCCTGGGGCTTCGCAACGATCTGCATGCCCGCCGCCTGGCTTACAAGGTTCTGGAAAACCACCAGCTGGTGCAGAAGCTGTTCGACGAGATCGCCCCGCGTTTTGCCGGCGTGAACGGCGGCTACACCCGCGTCTACAAGCTCGGCCTGCCCCGCGTGGGCGACTGCGCTCCCATGGCGGTCATCGAGCTGACCCGCCGCGAGGAAGCCGTCCAGGCTTCCGCCCCTGCCGAAGAGGCCGCCAAGGCCTAG
- a CDS encoding selenium metabolism-associated LysR family transcriptional regulator has protein sequence MDIRRLEAFRKVYELGSFSKAGQELFLSQPTISAHVLSLEQELGTQLFDRLGRTILPTQAGEILYRHVLGVFAALESATAEISLLQQRVAGEITIGGSTIPATYLLPQRLAEFTRRYPEVKVRLTVGDSQDIISAVQDGRLSLGVVGATVNDPDLVFSRLLDDELVIVASRKLPGIASMLDSGGLIIPPDQLQAWPWVLREQGSGTRKALESALAAIGRDIRMLNPAIEARSHEAVVQCALHGLGLCVTSRLAVGTCLSKGDLVPVEVPGLRMQRAFQIVWHAKRHIFPAMRFFIEFLKNPQE, from the coding sequence ATGGATATCAGACGTCTCGAAGCCTTTCGGAAGGTGTACGAACTGGGCAGCTTCTCCAAGGCAGGGCAGGAGCTCTTCCTCTCCCAGCCCACCATCAGCGCCCATGTCCTGTCCCTGGAGCAGGAGCTCGGTACGCAGCTCTTCGACAGGCTCGGGCGCACCATCCTGCCCACCCAGGCCGGGGAGATCCTCTACCGGCACGTGCTCGGCGTCTTCGCCGCCCTGGAGAGCGCCACCGCCGAAATAAGCCTCCTGCAGCAGCGCGTGGCCGGAGAGATCACCATCGGCGGCAGCACCATTCCGGCCACCTACCTCCTGCCGCAGCGCCTGGCCGAGTTCACCCGGCGCTACCCCGAGGTCAAGGTGCGCCTCACCGTGGGCGACTCGCAGGACATCATTTCCGCCGTGCAGGACGGCCGGCTCTCCCTGGGGGTGGTTGGCGCAACGGTCAACGACCCGGATCTCGTTTTTTCCCGGCTGCTGGACGACGAACTTGTGATCGTGGCTTCCCGGAAGCTTCCGGGTATCGCCTCCATGCTCGACAGCGGCGGCCTGATCATCCCCCCGGACCAACTGCAGGCGTGGCCCTGGGTGTTGCGTGAACAAGGCTCCGGCACGCGCAAGGCCCTGGAGAGCGCCCTGGCTGCCATTGGGCGCGACATACGCATGCTGAATCCGGCCATCGAGGCGCGCAGCCACGAGGCTGTGGTGCAGTGCGCCCTGCACGGCCTGGGGTTGTGCGTCACCTCCCGGCTGGCGGTGGGGACATGCTTGTCCAAGGGCGATCTGGTCCCTGTCGAGGTGCCTGGGCTCCGGATGCAGCGCGCTTTCCAGATCGTCTGGCATGCCAAACGTCACATCTTTCCGGCCATGCGTTTCTTCATCGAATTTCTTAAAAACCCCCAGGAATGA
- the selD gene encoding selenide, water dikinase SelD: MNSLRLVDTVRSAGUAAKLAPGDLAAVLQELSVPDDPRLLTGTGDNEDAAVLTFPQGKALIQTVDFFTPVVNDPFRFGQIAAANALSDVYAMGGEPFSAMNIVCFPAKGMPLGILKEVLRGGLSKILEAGAAMAGGHSVEDAEIKYGLSVSGFVEPGRFASNRGLAPGDALVLTKPLGTGVLATAVKANAPGASLLEETVWRIASRLNAVPGALIREFGLRAATDVTGFGLGGHALEMSQASRLAIEIEARAVPLIPEAPNLVRQGYVPGGSHANRRYFAGRVDVAPGVDTVALDLIFDAQTSGGLLLAVPGKDLPGVVRRLEDAGDLAAVVGRVLSDPAPGGLLRIR; the protein is encoded by the coding sequence TTGAACAGCCTGAGACTTGTCGATACCGTCAGATCCGCCGGTTGAGCCGCAAAGCTGGCCCCAGGGGACCTGGCGGCGGTCTTGCAGGAACTTTCCGTGCCAGATGATCCCCGGCTGCTCACCGGAACCGGTGACAACGAGGACGCGGCCGTTTTGACCTTTCCCCAGGGGAAGGCCCTCATCCAGACGGTGGATTTCTTCACCCCCGTGGTGAACGATCCCTTTCGCTTCGGCCAGATCGCGGCCGCCAACGCCCTTTCCGACGTTTACGCCATGGGCGGAGAGCCGTTTTCGGCCATGAACATCGTCTGCTTCCCCGCCAAAGGGATGCCCCTTGGCATCCTCAAGGAGGTCCTGCGCGGCGGCCTCTCCAAGATTCTCGAAGCAGGGGCGGCCATGGCCGGCGGACACAGCGTGGAGGACGCCGAGATCAAGTACGGCCTCTCAGTCTCCGGGTTTGTCGAACCGGGCCGCTTCGCCTCCAACAGGGGGCTCGCCCCGGGTGACGCGCTGGTGTTGACCAAGCCGCTGGGCACGGGCGTCCTGGCCACGGCGGTGAAGGCCAACGCGCCTGGCGCGTCGCTTCTGGAGGAGACTGTCTGGCGGATCGCGTCACGGCTGAATGCCGTCCCCGGCGCTCTCATCCGCGAGTTCGGCCTCAGGGCGGCCACGGACGTCACCGGCTTCGGCCTGGGCGGGCACGCCCTGGAAATGTCCCAGGCGTCCCGGCTGGCCATCGAGATCGAGGCCCGGGCAGTGCCTTTGATCCCCGAAGCCCCGAATCTCGTGCGGCAGGGATACGTTCCGGGCGGCAGCCATGCCAACCGGCGCTATTTCGCCGGGCGGGTGGACGTCGCTCCCGGCGTTGACACGGTGGCGCTCGATCTTATCTTTGATGCTCAGACCTCGGGCGGACTGCTTCTGGCCGTGCCGGGGAAAGACCTCCCTGGGGTTGTGCGCAGGCTCGAGGACGCCGGCGACCTTGCCGCCGTGGTCGGGCGCGTGCTGTCCGATCCCGCCCCCGGCGGCCTGCTGCGCATCCGTTGA